In a single window of the Notamacropus eugenii isolate mMacEug1 chromosome 4, mMacEug1.pri_v2, whole genome shotgun sequence genome:
- the WIZ gene encoding protein Wiz isoform X7 has protein sequence MMPTALLSWPGFPAGTIWAGVGQRRVQRTRRTRGHGECAQLSSGKRCHQGQSGRQTEATSLVPRCSSGIGDPCLTDHPTLLSTVANFDPSTFSLMRCEFCGAGFDTRAGLSSHARAHLRDFGITNWELTISPINILKELLAASAERPMLVAPGPGEPGSPGCEREMLGFGPPSLMTMSECRGRGSPLSPFPQAWGDELGPIYRDVLASEEEEMVAVELASPPLPKKSALPPGHLEQTTSRLGNKMSPEIPHGSKQELPDLKAQNLTTCEVCGACFETRKGLSSHARSHLRQLGVAESESSGAPIDLLYELMKQKGKPDSNPLPPPLAKKSSSPKEAAAASPRPGLLTLSKAVDRAPDPPINKAIKSPPGFSSKGLSHPPGSPLLKKVPPALSGSPPPKNPEDKSPKLPLSPLSGSPKAQWPQPEDEGPLNLSELGFFKLALDSDSGRELDCQLCGAWFETRKGLSSHARAHLRHLGVSDPDAKGSPIDVLHELIKSDGFQTRLPAEREVLAEPGRSGLSVLRPSATALSLLSPPPAKKPKPRASGEASLRGKQDLSASIFWASDVELSPLNLSSGPEPVRDIRCEFCGEFFENRKGLSSHARSHLRQMGVTEWYVNGSPIDTLREILKRRTQPRAGGPPNPTLTGPKGLAKAMGGGPGGSLEARSASELHVSPPPKKLQSSSSPLGHSPTTSPPPTARKMFPGLPPPSLQKKLKPDQMRMEIKREMLAGSLHSEGHPSDGPWSPREDMAPLNLSSRAEPIRDIRCEFCGEFFENRKGLSSHARSHLRQMGVTEWSVNGSPIDTLREILKKKAKPCLIKKEPVAGELSSPLGEDGPKSPGKVLQALSLTPLPGRPGKPGPGSANIPREMSLSPLATKPSAGFLTPMAAKRPLPEDRLLSGEMKPKTYIQTELPFKTKTIHDKSSHTSSEACCELCGLYFENRKALASHARAHLRQFGVTEWCVNGSPIETLSEWIKHRPQKVGAYRSYIQGGRPFTKKFRNSGHGRDGDKRVPLTLAPSGLTLVNKNLGGELGPGEAGRTGDGGARPLASSPLALVKAEEHQRQNINKFERRQARPLDTTSSRGEEASDFQQKLEAVRQPPPRVRPVPSLVPRPPQTSLVKFVGNIYTLKCRFCEVEFQGPLSIQEEWVRHLQRHILEMNFSKAEPRPVEPEAPEAQTVAEAQ, from the exons ATGATGCCTACAGCCCTACTCAGCTGGCCCGGTTTCCCAGCAGGAACtatttgggcaggggtggggcaaAGGAGGGTACAAAGGACTAGAAGGACAAGGGGACATGGGGAGTGTGCACAGCTGAGTTCAGGGAAGAGGTGCCATCAGGGGCAGAGtgggaggcagacagaggctacgTCGTTGGTCCCCAGATGCAGTTCAGGGATAGGAGACCCATGTCTGACTGACCATCCTACTCTTCTCTCCACAGTTGCCAACTTTGACCCCAGCACATTCAGCTTGATGCGCTGTGAGTTTTGTGGAGCAGGCTTTGACACCCGAGCAGGTCTTTCCAGCCATGCCCGGGCTCACCTTCGAGACTTTGGCATCACCAACTGGGAGCTCACCATTTCACCTATCAACATTCTCAAGGAGCTGCTGGCGGCATCGGCGGAGCGCCCTATGTTGGTAGCCCCAGGCCCAGGGGAGCCCGGGTCCCCAGGCTGTGAGCGGGAGATGCTGGGCTTTGGCCCACCCAGCTTGATGACTATGTCTGAGTGCAGAGGGCGGGGCTCACCACTCTCTCCATTCCCCCAAGCCTGGGGCGATGAGTTGGGGCCAATCTACCGAGATG TTTTGGCCTCTGAGGAAGAAGAGATGGTGGCTGTGGAGCTGGCCTCACCCCCGCTCCCCAAAAAGAGTGCTCTTCCACCTGGGCATCTAGAGCAGACCACCAGCAGGTTGGGTAACAAGATGTCTCCAGAGATCCCCCATGGGAGCAAACAAGAGCTCCCAGATCTTAAGG CTCAGAATCTGACAACATGTGAGGTGTGTGGTGCTTGTTTTGAGACCCGAAAAGGCCTTTCCAGCCATGCGCGCTCCCACCTGCGGCAGCTAGGTGTGGCTGAGTCTGAAAGTAGCGGAGCCCCCATCGACCTGCTGTATGAGCTgatgaaacagaaaggaaaacccGACAGCAACCCCTTGCCCCCACCCCTGGCCAAGAAATCCAGCTCCCCAAAGGAGGCAGCTGCTGCCTCTCCCCGCCCAGGCCTGCTGACCCTCAGCAAGGCAGTTGACAGAGCCCCTGATCCCCCCATCAACAAGGCCATCAAGTCACCCCCTGGCTTCTCATCTAAGGGCCTTTCCCACCCACCAGGCTCCCCTCTCCTCAAGAAGGTGCCGCCTGCCTTGTCGGGGTCCCCCCCACCCAAGAACCCTGAGGACAAGAGCCCCAAGCTGCCCCTGAGCCCCCTGTCAGGCTCCCCGAAGGCGCAGTGGCCCCAGCCAGAGGATGAGGGGCCCCTGAACCTCAGTGAGTTGGGATTTTTTAAGCTGG CTTTAGATAGTGATTCGGGCAGAGAGCTTGATTGCCAGTTGTGCGGGGCCTGGTTTGAGACCAGAAAGGGCCTGTCCAGTCACGCCAGAGCCCACCTGCGCCACCTGGGGGTGAGCGACCCGGATGCCAAGGGATCCCCCATAGACGTGCTTCACGAGCTCATCAAGAGCGACGGCTTCCAGACCCGCCTCCCAGCAGAGCGGGAGGTGCTGGCAGAGCCCGGGCGGTCTGGCCTTTCAGTCCTCCGGCCCTCGGCCACGGCTCTCTCACTGCTCTCCCCCCCGCCCGCCAAGAAGCCCAAACCGAGGGCGTCGGGTGAGGCCAGCCTTCGGGGGAAGCAGGATCTCTCTGCCAGCATATTCTGGGCCTCAGACGTGGAGCTGTCTCCTCTCAATCTCT CATCAGGCCCAGAGCCAGTCAGGGACATCCGTTGTGAGTTTTGTGGTGAGTTCTTTGAGAATCGCAAAGGCCTGTCAAGCCACGCACGCTCCCACCTGCGGCAGATGGGAGTAACAGAGTGGTATGTCAACGGATCACCCATTGACACTCTGCGAGAAATCCTAAAGCGCCGGACCCAGCCTCGGGCTGGAGGACCTCCCAACCCAACCTTGACAGGCCCAAAAGGACTGGCCAAGGCAATGGGTGGAGGCCCTGGTGGCTCCCTAGAGGCCCGAAGTGCTTCAGAGCTGCATGTATCTCCCCCACCCAAGAAGCTGCAGTCATCTAGTAGTCCTCTGGGCCACTCACCAACCACCTCTCCACCCCCAACTGCTCGGAAGATGTTCCCTGGTctgccacctccctccctccagaagaaactgaagcctgacCAGATGCGGATGGAGATCAAACGGGAGATGTTGGCTGGAAGCCTGCATAGTGAAGGCCACCCATCTGATGGACCCTGGTCACCTCGTGAGGACATGGCACCCCTGAATTTGT CTTCCCGGGCAGAGCCAATCCGGGACATCCGCTGTGAGTTCTGTGGTGAGTTCTTCGAGAACCGCAAGGGCCTGTCAAGCCATGCGCGCTCACACCTGCGGCAGATGGGGGTGACCGAGTGGTCAGTTAATGGTTCACCCATTGACACTCTTCGAGAGATCCTGAAGAAGAAGGCCAAACCGTGTCTTATTAAGAAAGAACCTGTTGCAGGCGAACTGTCCTCACCTCTGGGTGAGGATGGGCCCAAATCCCCTGGGAAGGTGCTTCAGGCCCTGTCTCTGACCCCATTGCCTGGTCGTCCCGGCAAACCTGGGCCTGGCTCTGCCAACATACCCCGAGAGATGAGCCTCTCACCTCTTGCCACCAAACCATCTGCTGGATTCCTCACCCCCATGGCGGCGAAGAGGCCGCTGCCCGAAGACCGACTTCTCTCTGGGGAGATGAAGCCTAAGACCTATATACAGACAGAGCTGCCCTTCAAGACTAAGACCATTCATGACAAAAGCTCACACACTT CCAGCGAGGCCTGTTGTGAGCTGTGTGGCCTCTATTTTGAGAATCGTAAGGCACTGGCCAGCCACGCTCGGGCTCACCTGCGACAGTTTGGAGTGACAGAGTGGTGTGTGAATGGCTCTCCAATCGAGACCCTAAGTGAGTGGATCAAGCACAGACCCCAAAAGGTGGGGGCCTACCGCAGCTACATCCAGGGCGGCCGGCCCTTCACCAAGAAATTCCGTAACTCAGGCCATGGGCGAGATGGGGACAAGCGAGTGCCTCTCACCTTGGCTCCCAGCGGCCTCACCCTGGTGAACAAGAACCTGGGGGGTGAACTGGGACCTGGGGAAGCTGGCCGGACTGGAGATGGCGGGGCACGACCCCTGGCATCCTCACCTCTGGCTTTGGTGAAGGCAGAAGAGCACCAGCGTCAGAATATCAATA AGTTTGAGCGCAGACAAGCCCGACCTCTGGATACAACCTCGTCTCGGGGTGAGGAAGCCAGTGACTTTCAGCAGAAGCTTGAAGCAGTGCGACAGCCACCTCCCAGAGTAAGGCCTGTCCCCTCACTGGTCCCCCGCCCTCCTCAGACATCTTTGGTGAAGTTTGTGGGCAACATCTATACTCTGAAGTGCAG GTTCTGCGAAGTGGAGTTCCAGGGTCCCCTCTCCATCCAGGAGGAGTGGGTACGGCATCTCCAGAGGCACATCTTGGAAATGAACTTCTCCAAAGCAGAGCCCCGGCCAGTGGAGCCTGAGGCCCCCGAGGCACAGACAGTGGCAGAGGCTCAGTAA
- the WIZ gene encoding protein Wiz isoform X9: MAASTAQCRVTKADGRAAAAAGPRGGARERAPAGGPPPSLSPSPSPSPPPTPPPPLLPPPLPPLPPPPPPPPRDGPEPGPGAGAGAGPGPGPGAAPVLASEEEEMVAVELASPPLPKKSALPPGHLEQTTSRLGNKMSPEIPHGSKQELPDLKAQNLTTCEVCGACFETRKGLSSHARSHLRQLGVAESESSGAPIDLLYELMKQKGKPDSNPLPPPLAKKSSSPKEAAAASPRPGLLTLSKAVDRAPDPPINKAIKSPPGFSSKGLSHPPGSPLLKKVPPALSGSPPPKNPEDKSPKLPLSPLSGSPKAQWPQPEDEGPLNLTLDSDSGRELDCQLCGAWFETRKGLSSHARAHLRHLGVSDPDAKGSPIDVLHELIKSDGFQTRLPAEREVLAEPGRSGLSVLRPSATALSLLSPPPAKKPKPRASGEASLRGKQDLSASIFWASDVELSPLNLSSGPEPVRDIRCEFCGEFFENRKGLSSHARSHLRQMGVTEWYVNGSPIDTLREILKRRTQPRAGGPPNPTLTGPKGLAKAMGGGPGGSLEARSASELHVSPPPKKLQSSSSPLGHSPTTSPPPTARKMFPGLPPPSLQKKLKPDQMRMEIKREMLAGSLHSEGHPSDGPWSPREDMAPLNLSSRAEPIRDIRCEFCGEFFENRKGLSSHARSHLRQMGVTEWSVNGSPIDTLREILKKKAKPCLIKKEPVAGELSSPLGEDGPKSPGKVLQALSLTPLPGRPGKPGPGSANIPREMSLSPLATKPSAGFLTPMAAKRPLPEDRLLSGEMKPKTYIQTELPFKTKTIHDKSSHTSSEACCELCGLYFENRKALASHARAHLRQFGVTEWCVNGSPIETLSEWIKHRPQKVGAYRSYIQGGRPFTKKFRNSGHGRDGDKRVPLTLAPSGLTLVNKNLGGELGPGEAGRTGDGGARPLASSPLALVKAEEHQRQNINKFERRQARPLDTTSSRGEEASDFQQKLEAVRQPPPRVRPVPSLVPRPPQTSLVKFVGNIYTLKCRFCEVEFQGPLSIQEEWVRHLQRHILEMNFSKAEPRPVEPEAPEAQTVAEAQ, translated from the exons ATGGCCGCCTCCACCGCCCAGTGCCGAGTGACAAAAGCGGACGGgagggcggcggcggcggcggggccgCGCGGGGGGGCCCGGGAGCGCGCGCCCGCGGGGGGGCCGCCCCCGTCCCTCTCCCCGTCCCCCTCCCCGTCCCCCCCGCCtacgccgccgccgccgctgctcccgccgccgctgccgccactgccgccgccgccgccgccgccgccgaggGACGGGCCCGAGCCGGGGCCGGGAGCTGGAGCAGGAGCAGGCCCGGGCCCGGGCCCGGGGGCCGCACCGG TTTTGGCCTCTGAGGAAGAAGAGATGGTGGCTGTGGAGCTGGCCTCACCCCCGCTCCCCAAAAAGAGTGCTCTTCCACCTGGGCATCTAGAGCAGACCACCAGCAGGTTGGGTAACAAGATGTCTCCAGAGATCCCCCATGGGAGCAAACAAGAGCTCCCAGATCTTAAGG CTCAGAATCTGACAACATGTGAGGTGTGTGGTGCTTGTTTTGAGACCCGAAAAGGCCTTTCCAGCCATGCGCGCTCCCACCTGCGGCAGCTAGGTGTGGCTGAGTCTGAAAGTAGCGGAGCCCCCATCGACCTGCTGTATGAGCTgatgaaacagaaaggaaaacccGACAGCAACCCCTTGCCCCCACCCCTGGCCAAGAAATCCAGCTCCCCAAAGGAGGCAGCTGCTGCCTCTCCCCGCCCAGGCCTGCTGACCCTCAGCAAGGCAGTTGACAGAGCCCCTGATCCCCCCATCAACAAGGCCATCAAGTCACCCCCTGGCTTCTCATCTAAGGGCCTTTCCCACCCACCAGGCTCCCCTCTCCTCAAGAAGGTGCCGCCTGCCTTGTCGGGGTCCCCCCCACCCAAGAACCCTGAGGACAAGAGCCCCAAGCTGCCCCTGAGCCCCCTGTCAGGCTCCCCGAAGGCGCAGTGGCCCCAGCCAGAGGATGAGGGGCCCCTGAACCTCA CTTTAGATAGTGATTCGGGCAGAGAGCTTGATTGCCAGTTGTGCGGGGCCTGGTTTGAGACCAGAAAGGGCCTGTCCAGTCACGCCAGAGCCCACCTGCGCCACCTGGGGGTGAGCGACCCGGATGCCAAGGGATCCCCCATAGACGTGCTTCACGAGCTCATCAAGAGCGACGGCTTCCAGACCCGCCTCCCAGCAGAGCGGGAGGTGCTGGCAGAGCCCGGGCGGTCTGGCCTTTCAGTCCTCCGGCCCTCGGCCACGGCTCTCTCACTGCTCTCCCCCCCGCCCGCCAAGAAGCCCAAACCGAGGGCGTCGGGTGAGGCCAGCCTTCGGGGGAAGCAGGATCTCTCTGCCAGCATATTCTGGGCCTCAGACGTGGAGCTGTCTCCTCTCAATCTCT CATCAGGCCCAGAGCCAGTCAGGGACATCCGTTGTGAGTTTTGTGGTGAGTTCTTTGAGAATCGCAAAGGCCTGTCAAGCCACGCACGCTCCCACCTGCGGCAGATGGGAGTAACAGAGTGGTATGTCAACGGATCACCCATTGACACTCTGCGAGAAATCCTAAAGCGCCGGACCCAGCCTCGGGCTGGAGGACCTCCCAACCCAACCTTGACAGGCCCAAAAGGACTGGCCAAGGCAATGGGTGGAGGCCCTGGTGGCTCCCTAGAGGCCCGAAGTGCTTCAGAGCTGCATGTATCTCCCCCACCCAAGAAGCTGCAGTCATCTAGTAGTCCTCTGGGCCACTCACCAACCACCTCTCCACCCCCAACTGCTCGGAAGATGTTCCCTGGTctgccacctccctccctccagaagaaactgaagcctgacCAGATGCGGATGGAGATCAAACGGGAGATGTTGGCTGGAAGCCTGCATAGTGAAGGCCACCCATCTGATGGACCCTGGTCACCTCGTGAGGACATGGCACCCCTGAATTTGT CTTCCCGGGCAGAGCCAATCCGGGACATCCGCTGTGAGTTCTGTGGTGAGTTCTTCGAGAACCGCAAGGGCCTGTCAAGCCATGCGCGCTCACACCTGCGGCAGATGGGGGTGACCGAGTGGTCAGTTAATGGTTCACCCATTGACACTCTTCGAGAGATCCTGAAGAAGAAGGCCAAACCGTGTCTTATTAAGAAAGAACCTGTTGCAGGCGAACTGTCCTCACCTCTGGGTGAGGATGGGCCCAAATCCCCTGGGAAGGTGCTTCAGGCCCTGTCTCTGACCCCATTGCCTGGTCGTCCCGGCAAACCTGGGCCTGGCTCTGCCAACATACCCCGAGAGATGAGCCTCTCACCTCTTGCCACCAAACCATCTGCTGGATTCCTCACCCCCATGGCGGCGAAGAGGCCGCTGCCCGAAGACCGACTTCTCTCTGGGGAGATGAAGCCTAAGACCTATATACAGACAGAGCTGCCCTTCAAGACTAAGACCATTCATGACAAAAGCTCACACACTT CCAGCGAGGCCTGTTGTGAGCTGTGTGGCCTCTATTTTGAGAATCGTAAGGCACTGGCCAGCCACGCTCGGGCTCACCTGCGACAGTTTGGAGTGACAGAGTGGTGTGTGAATGGCTCTCCAATCGAGACCCTAAGTGAGTGGATCAAGCACAGACCCCAAAAGGTGGGGGCCTACCGCAGCTACATCCAGGGCGGCCGGCCCTTCACCAAGAAATTCCGTAACTCAGGCCATGGGCGAGATGGGGACAAGCGAGTGCCTCTCACCTTGGCTCCCAGCGGCCTCACCCTGGTGAACAAGAACCTGGGGGGTGAACTGGGACCTGGGGAAGCTGGCCGGACTGGAGATGGCGGGGCACGACCCCTGGCATCCTCACCTCTGGCTTTGGTGAAGGCAGAAGAGCACCAGCGTCAGAATATCAATA AGTTTGAGCGCAGACAAGCCCGACCTCTGGATACAACCTCGTCTCGGGGTGAGGAAGCCAGTGACTTTCAGCAGAAGCTTGAAGCAGTGCGACAGCCACCTCCCAGAGTAAGGCCTGTCCCCTCACTGGTCCCCCGCCCTCCTCAGACATCTTTGGTGAAGTTTGTGGGCAACATCTATACTCTGAAGTGCAG GTTCTGCGAAGTGGAGTTCCAGGGTCCCCTCTCCATCCAGGAGGAGTGGGTACGGCATCTCCAGAGGCACATCTTGGAAATGAACTTCTCCAAAGCAGAGCCCCGGCCAGTGGAGCCTGAGGCCCCCGAGGCACAGACAGTGGCAGAGGCTCAGTAA
- the WIZ gene encoding protein Wiz isoform X8, translating into MGHPIMASATPSPLPLPPPPPTGAAAVANFDPSTFSLMRCEFCGAGFDTRAGLSSHARAHLRDFGITNWELTISPINILKELLAASAERPMLVAPGPGEPGSPGCEREMLGFGPPSLMTMSECRGRGSPLSPFPQAWGDELGPIYRDVLASEEEEMVAVELASPPLPKKSALPPGHLEQTTSRLGNKMSPEIPHGSKQELPDLKAQNLTTCEVCGACFETRKGLSSHARSHLRQLGVAESESSGAPIDLLYELMKQKGKPDSNPLPPPLAKKSSSPKEAAAASPRPGLLTLSKAVDRAPDPPINKAIKSPPGFSSKGLSHPPGSPLLKKVPPALSGSPPPKNPEDKSPKLPLSPLSGSPKAQWPQPEDEGPLNLTSGPEPVRDIRCEFCGEFFENRKGLSSHARSHLRQMGVTEWYVNGSPIDTLREILKRRTQPRAGGPPNPTLTGPKGLAKAMGGGPGGSLEARSASELHVSPPPKKLQSSSSPLGHSPTTSPPPTARKMFPGLPPPSLQKKLKPDQMRMEIKREMLAGSLHSEGHPSDGPWSPREDMAPLNLSSRAEPIRDIRCEFCGEFFENRKGLSSHARSHLRQMGVTEWSVNGSPIDTLREILKKKAKPCLIKKEPVAGELSSPLGEDGPKSPGKVLQALSLTPLPGRPGKPGPGSANIPREMSLSPLATKPSAGFLTPMAAKRPLPEDRLLSGEMKPKTYIQTELPFKTKTIHDKSSHTSSEACCELCGLYFENRKALASHARAHLRQFGVTEWCVNGSPIETLSEWIKHRPQKVGAYRSYIQGGRPFTKKFRNSGHGRDGDKRVPLTLAPSGLTLVNKNLGGELGPGEAGRTGDGGARPLASSPLALVKAEEHQRQNINKFERRQARPLDTTSSRGEEASDFQQKLEAVRQPPPRVRPVPSLVPRPPQTSLVKFVGNIYTLKCRFCEVEFQGPLSIQEEWVRHLQRHILEMNFSKAEPRPVEPEAPEAQTVAEAQ; encoded by the exons TTGCCAACTTTGACCCCAGCACATTCAGCTTGATGCGCTGTGAGTTTTGTGGAGCAGGCTTTGACACCCGAGCAGGTCTTTCCAGCCATGCCCGGGCTCACCTTCGAGACTTTGGCATCACCAACTGGGAGCTCACCATTTCACCTATCAACATTCTCAAGGAGCTGCTGGCGGCATCGGCGGAGCGCCCTATGTTGGTAGCCCCAGGCCCAGGGGAGCCCGGGTCCCCAGGCTGTGAGCGGGAGATGCTGGGCTTTGGCCCACCCAGCTTGATGACTATGTCTGAGTGCAGAGGGCGGGGCTCACCACTCTCTCCATTCCCCCAAGCCTGGGGCGATGAGTTGGGGCCAATCTACCGAGATG TTTTGGCCTCTGAGGAAGAAGAGATGGTGGCTGTGGAGCTGGCCTCACCCCCGCTCCCCAAAAAGAGTGCTCTTCCACCTGGGCATCTAGAGCAGACCACCAGCAGGTTGGGTAACAAGATGTCTCCAGAGATCCCCCATGGGAGCAAACAAGAGCTCCCAGATCTTAAGG CTCAGAATCTGACAACATGTGAGGTGTGTGGTGCTTGTTTTGAGACCCGAAAAGGCCTTTCCAGCCATGCGCGCTCCCACCTGCGGCAGCTAGGTGTGGCTGAGTCTGAAAGTAGCGGAGCCCCCATCGACCTGCTGTATGAGCTgatgaaacagaaaggaaaacccGACAGCAACCCCTTGCCCCCACCCCTGGCCAAGAAATCCAGCTCCCCAAAGGAGGCAGCTGCTGCCTCTCCCCGCCCAGGCCTGCTGACCCTCAGCAAGGCAGTTGACAGAGCCCCTGATCCCCCCATCAACAAGGCCATCAAGTCACCCCCTGGCTTCTCATCTAAGGGCCTTTCCCACCCACCAGGCTCCCCTCTCCTCAAGAAGGTGCCGCCTGCCTTGTCGGGGTCCCCCCCACCCAAGAACCCTGAGGACAAGAGCCCCAAGCTGCCCCTGAGCCCCCTGTCAGGCTCCCCGAAGGCGCAGTGGCCCCAGCCAGAGGATGAGGGGCCCCTGAACCTCA CATCAGGCCCAGAGCCAGTCAGGGACATCCGTTGTGAGTTTTGTGGTGAGTTCTTTGAGAATCGCAAAGGCCTGTCAAGCCACGCACGCTCCCACCTGCGGCAGATGGGAGTAACAGAGTGGTATGTCAACGGATCACCCATTGACACTCTGCGAGAAATCCTAAAGCGCCGGACCCAGCCTCGGGCTGGAGGACCTCCCAACCCAACCTTGACAGGCCCAAAAGGACTGGCCAAGGCAATGGGTGGAGGCCCTGGTGGCTCCCTAGAGGCCCGAAGTGCTTCAGAGCTGCATGTATCTCCCCCACCCAAGAAGCTGCAGTCATCTAGTAGTCCTCTGGGCCACTCACCAACCACCTCTCCACCCCCAACTGCTCGGAAGATGTTCCCTGGTctgccacctccctccctccagaagaaactgaagcctgacCAGATGCGGATGGAGATCAAACGGGAGATGTTGGCTGGAAGCCTGCATAGTGAAGGCCACCCATCTGATGGACCCTGGTCACCTCGTGAGGACATGGCACCCCTGAATTTGT CTTCCCGGGCAGAGCCAATCCGGGACATCCGCTGTGAGTTCTGTGGTGAGTTCTTCGAGAACCGCAAGGGCCTGTCAAGCCATGCGCGCTCACACCTGCGGCAGATGGGGGTGACCGAGTGGTCAGTTAATGGTTCACCCATTGACACTCTTCGAGAGATCCTGAAGAAGAAGGCCAAACCGTGTCTTATTAAGAAAGAACCTGTTGCAGGCGAACTGTCCTCACCTCTGGGTGAGGATGGGCCCAAATCCCCTGGGAAGGTGCTTCAGGCCCTGTCTCTGACCCCATTGCCTGGTCGTCCCGGCAAACCTGGGCCTGGCTCTGCCAACATACCCCGAGAGATGAGCCTCTCACCTCTTGCCACCAAACCATCTGCTGGATTCCTCACCCCCATGGCGGCGAAGAGGCCGCTGCCCGAAGACCGACTTCTCTCTGGGGAGATGAAGCCTAAGACCTATATACAGACAGAGCTGCCCTTCAAGACTAAGACCATTCATGACAAAAGCTCACACACTT CCAGCGAGGCCTGTTGTGAGCTGTGTGGCCTCTATTTTGAGAATCGTAAGGCACTGGCCAGCCACGCTCGGGCTCACCTGCGACAGTTTGGAGTGACAGAGTGGTGTGTGAATGGCTCTCCAATCGAGACCCTAAGTGAGTGGATCAAGCACAGACCCCAAAAGGTGGGGGCCTACCGCAGCTACATCCAGGGCGGCCGGCCCTTCACCAAGAAATTCCGTAACTCAGGCCATGGGCGAGATGGGGACAAGCGAGTGCCTCTCACCTTGGCTCCCAGCGGCCTCACCCTGGTGAACAAGAACCTGGGGGGTGAACTGGGACCTGGGGAAGCTGGCCGGACTGGAGATGGCGGGGCACGACCCCTGGCATCCTCACCTCTGGCTTTGGTGAAGGCAGAAGAGCACCAGCGTCAGAATATCAATA AGTTTGAGCGCAGACAAGCCCGACCTCTGGATACAACCTCGTCTCGGGGTGAGGAAGCCAGTGACTTTCAGCAGAAGCTTGAAGCAGTGCGACAGCCACCTCCCAGAGTAAGGCCTGTCCCCTCACTGGTCCCCCGCCCTCCTCAGACATCTTTGGTGAAGTTTGTGGGCAACATCTATACTCTGAAGTGCAG GTTCTGCGAAGTGGAGTTCCAGGGTCCCCTCTCCATCCAGGAGGAGTGGGTACGGCATCTCCAGAGGCACATCTTGGAAATGAACTTCTCCAAAGCAGAGCCCCGGCCAGTGGAGCCTGAGGCCCCCGAGGCACAGACAGTGGCAGAGGCTCAGTAA